The following is a genomic window from Moorella sp. Hama-1.
GATTGAGTTTCAGGCGCACCCCCAGGTCCCGCATCTCCTGGGTGGGCTGGATAAAGGTCCGGCCGACGTAGCGGTTCTTCATCAACCCCTCCACAAAGGGCAGGCCGGCCACCTCGGCATAACCGGCGGCGGCGGCAATGCCCGAGTCGGGCACCGGGATGACGGCGTCGGCCGCCACCCGGTATTCCCGGGCCAGATTGCGGCCCAGTTCCCGCCGCACCAGGTTGACGGTTTCTCCGTCCAGGGTACTGTCCGGCCGGGCAAAGTAGACGTATTCAAAGATGCAGTGGGCGCGGTGGGAGGCCCGCGGTCCCTGGAGGGAGCGTACCCCCCGGCCGTCGATGATCACGATCTCTCCTGGTTCCAGATCACGGATAAAATCAGCCCCCAGGGTGTCCAGGGCGCAAGACTCAGAGGCCAGGACCCAGGCTTCCCCCAGTTTGCCCAGGCACAGGGGCCGGACGCCGTGGGGGTCGCGGACGCCGATGAGCTGTTCCTCCGTCATGACCACCAGGGAGTAGGCCCCCCGGAGCTCTTCCTGACAGCGGCGGAGGGCGGCCGCAATGGGCTCCCGGCTATGGCGGGCAATCAAGTTAACGATAATCTCGCTGTCAGTTGAGGACTGGAAGATGGAGCCGCCGGCTCCCAGTTCCCGCCGCAACTCATGGGCGTTGGTCAGGTTGCCGTTATGGGCGATGGCCACCATGCCCCGCAGGTAGCGGAAGACCAGGGGCTGGGCGTTGACCAGGGAACTGGCGCCGGTGGTGGAGTAGCGGACGTGGCCGATGGCCAGGTCGCCCTTCAGGATGCGCAGGTTGTCCTCGTTGAAGACCTCCGCCACCAGCCCCATGCCCTTATGGACGGCGATGTGGCGGCCGCCGGCCACGGCAATGCCAGCGCTTTCCTGGCCGCGGTGCTGCAGGGCGAAGAGGCCGTAGTAGGTGAGGCGCGCCACGTCCCGGCCCGGGGCGTAGATGCCGAAGATACCGCACTCCTCGTGCCAGGGCGTCCCTCCCCTCACCGGGCCATTAAAGCCGGTATGCTCTCCCGCCATTCTTTCTCCATCTCCCCAAGGCTAAGATTAATGAGGTTCCTGCCGTTGACCTGCACGACCAACTCCCGGCCGCCGCAGCGGCCAATGACCGCCGCCGGTACGCCCTGCTCCTGGGCCAGGTCCAGGACCTTCTCCACCATCACCGGCTCCACCGCCAGCAACACCCGCGACTGGCTTTCACTAAAAAGGAGCCAATCCGGCCGGAGGTCGCCCGTCATTACCACCTCGGCCCCCAGGCCCCCGGCCAGGGTGCCCTCGGCCAGGGCGACGAGGAGCCCGCCCTCGGCGCAGTCATGGGCGGCCGTCACCAGGCCGGCGGCGATGGCCTCCCGGACCAGGTTCTGGACGGCCGCCTCCCGCTCCAGATCCAGGGCCGGGGGTTGCCCGGCAACCAGGCCATGGACTACGGCCAGGTATTCACTGCCGCCCAGCTCCGGGTAAGTCGCTCCCAGCAGGAGCAAAACGTCGCCTTCCCGCCGGAAACCCATGGCGCAGCGCTTTTCTATATCCGGCAGCAGGCCGACCATACCCACTACGGGCGTGGGATAGATGGCCTCGCCCTCGGTTTCATTATAAAAGCTGACGTTACCCCCGGTGACGGGGGTTTGCAGGACCTCGCAGGCCCGGCTCATTCCGGTTACCGCCTGGTAGAACTGCCAGGCCACCTCCGGCTTTTCGGGGTTGCCGAAGTTAAGACAATCGGTGATGGCCAGGGGCCGCGCCCCCACGCAGGATAAGTTCCGGGCCGCCTCGGCCACGGCGATGGCCCCGCCCCGTTCCGGGTCCAGGTAGCAGTAGCGGCCGTTACCGTCCACCGTCAGGGCCAGGCCTTTACCGGTTCCCTTGACCCGGAGGATGGCGGCATCGCCCCCGGGCCCGGCCACCGTATCCGTCCGCACCATATAGTCATACTGGCGGTAAACCCATTCTTTACTGGCCAGGTTCGGCGCCGCCAGCAACTGCAATAGCACCTGGTTATAATCCTCTGGTTCCGGCAGGCGGCTCAGGTCCCTGGACTGGACTTCGTCCAGGTAGGCCGGCCGGCGGCGTTCCCGTTCATAGAGGGGGCACTCGTCCGTCAGGGCCCGGGCCGGCACCGCGGCCACTACCCGGCCGTTCTCCTTGATACGCATCAGGCCGTCGCCCGTTACCCGGCCGATAATCACCGCTTCCAGGCCCCAGCGCCGGCAGATAGCCTGGATCCTCCCTTCGGCGCCCTTTTTGGGCACCAGGAGCATCCGCTCCTGGGACTCCGACAGCATGACCTCATAGGGGGTCATACCCTCTTCCCGCCGCGGCACCAGGCCGATGTCAATCTCCATACCGGTGCCGGCCCGGGCTGCCATTTCGCAGGAGGAGCTGGTGATCCCGGCGGCGCCCATATCCTGCATGCCGATGATTAAATCTTCTTTAATAATATCCAGGCAGGCTTCGATGAGAAGCTTTTCCCGGAAGGGGTCGCCCACCTGGACGGAGGGCCGCCGCTCCTCCGAAGCCTCACTCAGTTCCTCGGAAGCGAAGGTGGCGCCGTGGATGCCGTCCCGGCCGGTGCGGGCACCCACCAGCATGACGCTGTTGCCTACCCCGGCAGCCGTGCCCCGGCGGATATCCTTTTGCTCAATGAGGCCCACGGCCATGGCGTTGACCAGGGGGTTACCGGCATAGGAAGGCTCGAAGTAAACCTCCCCGGCCACCGTGGGCAGGCCCAGGCAGTTGCCGTAGAAGGCGATGCCCCCGACCACCCCGCTCATGAGGTAGCGGGTGCGGGGGTCGTCCAGGGGCCCGAAGCGTAAAGAGTCCAGGACGGCAATGGGCCTGGCCCCCATGGCAAAGATGTCGCGGACGATGCCTCCCACCCCGGTGGCCGCCCCCTGGAAGGGTTCGATGGCCGAGGGGTGGTTGTGGCTCTCGATTTTAAAAACAACAGCCTGGCCATCACCGATATCGACGATGCCGGCGTTCTCCCCCGGCCCCTGGAGGACCCAGGGGGCCTTCGTCGGGAACATCTTTAACACCGGCCGGGAACTTTTGTAGCCGCAGTGCTCCGACCACATAACGGCGAACATGCCCACTTCTACGTAGTTGGGTTCCCGGCCCAGGATGGTCTTAATCTTCGCAAACTCCGCATCTGTCAGGCCCATCTGCCGGTATACTTCAGGCTCCAAGGCGCTCCCCCCTCTGCCACCAGTCGATAATAGAAGTGAATAATTCCCGGCCGTCGGTGCCGCCCAGAAGACCTTCGGCGCAGCGTTCCGGGTGGGGCATCATCCCCAGGATATTGCCCTCGCGGTTAGTAATGCCGGCGATATTGCCCACCGAACCGTTGGGGTTGGCCGCCGGCGTCACGGCGCCGTCCGGGGTGCAATAGCGCAGGACTACCTGCCGGTTGGCCTCCAGTTCGGCCAGGGTGGCGGCGTCAGCATAGTAATTACCCTCCCCGTGGGCAATGGGGACGCGGATGACCTGGCCCTCCCGGAAGCGGTTGGTAAAGGGCGTAACGTTATTCTCAACTTTTAAGTGGGTCCACTGGCAGCGGAACTGGAGACAATCATTGCGCTGCATGGCCCCGGGTAGCAGCCCGGCCTCCAGGAGGATCTGGAAACCGTTGCAAATCCCCAGGACCAGGCCCCCGGAGCGGGCGAAATCGATGACCGCCGGCATGATCGGGGCAAAACGGGCGATGGCCCCGGCCCGCAGGTAATCGCCGTAGGAAAAGCCCCCGGGCAGGACCAGGCAGTCATACCCCGCCACCCGGGTGTCGCCGTGCCAGAGGTAGTCTACCGACTGGCCCAGGACCCTGCCCAGGGCGTAGTGGACATCCTGATCGCAGTTGGAGCCGGGAAAGACGATGACGCCAAATTTCATGGCTGTTCCTCCGTATATGAGATGTGAGAGGTGGGAAGTGAGGGGTGGGAGGCTGGTCGGAACTGGGCTACGCCAGTTCCACATTTCCAAATGGAAACCCCTCAGGCCTCCAAAATCACCTGGCTCCCGCCGTTTTTAGTATTCGCTGGCGGGACTCAGCCCCCCCGGGAGTAAATCAGGCTGTGAATGCGCCGGTAACCTCCTCCAGCGAGTAGCGGTACTCCTCGATTACCGGATTAGCCAGGAGACGCCGGCACATCTCCTCAACCTGCCGTTCTGCCTCCGCCAGGTCATCCCGGTCCAGTTGCACTTCCAGATACTTACCGACGCGCACCCCAGCAACGTCGGTATAGCCCATAGCTTTAAGACCCCCTGCCACAGCTTCACCCTGGGGGTCGAGGACGCCGGGCTTCAAGGTGACATGAATCTTGGCCAGTAACATGGGCGATACTCCTTCGGAAATAGACTTCTACCAAAAATGGTTGCAACTTACAGTAACCGTTGCGGGGCTGGCGGTACAGGTCTCCAGGCTCCGTGGTTCTCGGCGAGCAAACTTGGCGCTCAGCCTTGCTCGGCGGCGGGGGTGGCATGACTTTATCCCATTGAATAACCGCAGCGGGGAGTGGAACTCTTAGTTCCTCAATTTACGTTCCGATCCCCATCCCGTTCACCGCCGCCTCACCTCGGCTTCGCTGAGTTTGCTTTTCGCCTCGAACCAAGTCGCCTTCCGCCTGTACTCGCCAGCCCTTGCCTCACCTACATTTTCATTGTTCGCTGGCGGGGGCGTTAGCCCTTTACCAGCACAGTCTCTCCACCCGGCGCAATACTTCCTCGTAGGCGTCTTCGACGCCGCCCAGGTCGCGGCGGAAGCGGTCCTTGTCCAGTTTTTCGCCGCTGGTACTGTCCCAGAAGCGACAGGTGTCAGGGGAGATCTCGTCCGCCAGGAGGACCCGGCCGTGGTGGAGACCAAACTCCAGCTTGAAGTCCACCAGGACCAGGTTGGCTGGTTGCAGGAATCCCGTCAGTAGCTCATTAACCTTCCAGGCGTAGCTTTCCATTTCTTTAATCTGAGTATCGGTGGCCAGTTCCAGGGCGGCAATGTGGTAGTTATTAATCATGGGGTCGTGGAGTTCATCGGATTTATAGTAAAACTCCAGCACCGGGCGCTTGAGGACTGTCCCTTCCTCCAGGCCCAGGCGTTTGGCCAGGCTGCCGGCAGCGATGTTGCGGGCGACGACTTCCACCGGGATGATCTCTACCGCCCGGACCAGCATCTCCCGGGGGCCGGTCTGCTCGAGAAAGTGGGTGGGAATACCCTGGCCGGCCAGCATCGTAAATAACAGAGCCGACAGCCGGGTGTTGATCTCTCCCTTGCGGGCGATGGTGCCCTTTTTCAAGCCGTCAAAGGCGGTGGCGTCATCTTTAAATTCCACCAGATAGCAGTCCGGGTCGTCCGTCCGGTAGACCCTCTTGGCTTTGCCTTCATATAGTAACTCGCCTTTACCAGGCATGTCATTCCTCTCCTTTTCCACAACTACTCAAGTCCGGCGCGGCGGAAGATGTAGTCCACGTGGCGCAGGTGGTAGTCGTAATCAAAGAGTTCCTCGACTTCCTTCGGGTCCAGATGGGCCATGATGTCCTGGTCTTTGAGGACCAGTTCTTTAAAAGGCTGGTGGGTCTGCCAGGCCTGGAGGGCGTTACGCTGCACCCAGGCATAGGCCGTCTCCCGCAGGACGCCCTTGTTCACCAGGGCCAGGAGGACCCGCTGGGAAAAGACCAGGCCATGGGTGGCCTCCAGGTTGCGGCGCATATTCTCCGGGTAGACATTGAGGCCCTTAATAATCCCGGTGAATTTAACCAGCATGTAGTCCAGCAGGATGGTGCTGTCGGGGATAATTACCCGTTCCACCGAGGAGTGGGTCAGGTCACGCTCGTGCCAGAGGGCGATGTCTTCCATGGCGGCCAGGGCGTTGCCCCTTAACACCCGCGAGAGGCCGGCCACCCTTTCGGATAAAATAGGGTTGCGTTTGTGGGGCATGGCTGAAGAACCCTTCTGGCCTTTAGCGAAGGGCTCTTCCACCTCCAGGATGTCGGTGCGCTGGAGGTTGCGGATCTCCGTGGCCATTTTCTCCAGGGAACTGCCGATGATGGCCAGGGTGGCCAAGAACTGGGCGTGGCGGTCCCGCTGGATTATCTGGGTGGAGACGCTGGAGGGCTGGAGCCCCAGGCGCCGGCAGACGTGTTCCTCCACCCGGGGGTTGATGTTGGCAAAGGTACCTACGGCGCCGGAGATCTTGCCCACGCTGATCATCTCTTTGGCCTGTTCCAGCCGGGTGAGATGCCGGTCAACCTCCATGACCCACAGGGCCATCTTGAGGCCGAAGGTGGTGGGCTCGGCGTGGACGCCGTGGGTGCGGCCGATCATCAGGGTGTATTTGTGCTCTTGAGCCTTCTGCACCAGCTCGGCCCGCAGGTCCTGCAGGCGCCGCCGGAGCAGGTCGGCGGCGTCCCGCATCTGTACGGCCAGGGCTGTATCCAAAACGTCGGAGGAGGTCATGCCCAGGTGGATGTATTTAGAGGCGTCGCCCACCCTTTCCGCCACCGCCGTCAGGAAGGCCAGAACGTCGTGGCGGGTAGTGGCTTCAATTTCGTTAATGCGGTCAACGTCAAAATCAGCCCTGGCCTTAATCTCTTCTAGGGCCGCCGGCGGGATCCGGCCTAACTCGGCCCAGGCCTCGCAGGCGTAGATCTCAATGGCCAGCCAGGTGCGGAACTTATGCTCTGGCTCCCAAATTTTTCCCATTTCCGGCAGGGTATAGCGTTCAATCATTTTTTCTCCTCCCCCAGATAACCTTTTATACCCAGTTGCGCCAGCCGGGCGTCTTTGGCCGCCACCTCCCGGGCCAGTTCCTCCTTATAGGTCGCCAGGCGCTCCTGGAGGGCGCTGTCGTGGACGGCCAGGATCTGGGTTGCCAGGATCGCGGCATTGGCCGCGCCGTCGATGGCCACGGTGGCCACCGGGATACCCCGGGGCATCTGGACCATGGCGTAAAGGGAATCGACGCCGCCCAGGGCCGCCGTATGGATGGGAACGCCGATGACCGGCAGGGTGGTCACCGCCGCCAGGACCCCCGCCAGGTGGGCCGCACCCCCGGCGCCGGCGATCAGGACCTTGAGTCCCCGGCCGGCTGCTTTGCGGGCGTAATCCAGGGCGGCGTCGGGGGAACGATGGGCCGATAAGATTCTGACTTCATAAGGAACCTGGAAATAATCCAGCATGGCCGCCGCCCGGGCCATGATAGGCAGGTCGGAATCGCTGCCCATGACAATACCGATATGTACCGGATGCATCCAATCCCTCCGTTTCCTTAAATTTAGCATCTATTACATCAACCCTCTTTATGCTCCTTGCCATCCGCTCCTGTTTAACATAATTTAACCGCCGGGCCGGATCATCTCCACTTCATCTCCGCTCCATCTCCACTCCATCTCCACTTCTCCTCCGCTTCTCCTCCGATTATCGAACATAATGATCATAAAGTGCAATTTAAATCTCGCACCCCGCCTTTTGCCAATATACCCATCGGAAAAATAGTGCGCTTGCGCCCTTGGTTGGTGCCTACTGGCGTCATGGGCGCCCGGTCTGAAATAACGCCCCTTACCCTTTTCAACTTTCTGGTCCCGCCTAAAACTAAAGAACCCAGGCCGGGGTAGGTCTCGCAACGCTGAAACCTACCCGCCTGGGTTTTTGCCCCTCCGGTGTAGCACCAAGTGCCTGTACCACTCGGACCTGGCCGCGGCAGCTCCCGCGCGGAACCCTGAGGTACACTTTCAGGCTGTAGCCAGGGCAATTTACGGTTGCCCGGTAGAAACCCGGGGGCCCTATTCCCCCGGTTATACAGACCATTTCCCTATTCTTTTTTCGCCCCCATAATAGCAGAAGGGGTAACAACTGTCAATAAGTTTTATGACAATCCATCGGCTGTAAAACAGTTAAATCTTCTACCTGATTAAAAGCCGAATCATTACTGGCCAGATGCAGGCAGTCCTGTTGCCGGCAGGCAGCTAAAAGGATAGAATCATTGGTCATGAGCCCATACTTCTGTTGCCAAGCAACCGCCTGATAGCATAACTCCTGGGTAATTGGGACTATGTTAATATTCATTTCCGGTATTTTTTGTACCTGGTTAGAGTAAACAGTGAGCTGTTTAACTATTTCGGGCCTACGCTTTAACCTTTTAGCTACATTTCCCGTTGTAACCAGACCCTTGGCCAGGGCTTCTAGCATCATTAAACGATGCATCACTTCTAGTAAAATGTTGGTAGTGGTAAATCCCGGAATCTCTTCGCCTTCACAACGCTCCAGTAATGAACTACATTCCTCCGATATGCCGGTGAAGTGGTAAATAAAGATGTTGGCATCAATAAAGATAGTGGTCCCTGGTTTTAGCTCCTCAAACCTCAAAAAAGTCTTCCTCCTCGAGGACCTCCTTTACCAGGTCCACCGGCGCCGGTATACTTCCCTTGGTACTTCTAACTACAGAGGGCAAGCCTTCCCTGGTTTTCTTTTTGCTTTGGGTCAGATACTGTTCCAGGGCTTCTTCAATTATTTCGTTTAAATGTTTTTGCTTTTGGTTGGCAAAAGCCCTGGCCCGGTAAAGCAGCCGGGAGTTTATGGCCGTACCTATTTTTTGGCGCATATTACCACCTCACCTAATTAAAGTATAGGTGCGGCTATAAAGTATGTCAAGATTGTATCTAAGGCAGCTATGAGGCTAATCTTTTTACCTAAAATGTTGACTTTTATCATGTTACTTCATAAATAGAACGATAAATAATATCAAGCATGGTTTCCAGATCTGCGGCACTGCTGGCCAGGGGCGGTAAAAAAACCACAACGTTATCGAGGGGACGAATAATCAGGCCATATTGACGGGCATGCCGGCAAATACGCATGCCGATTTTGTCCTCCCAGTCATAAAAAATTTTCTTCTCCCTGTCTTTCACCACTTCGATACCTACCATCAGACCGCACTGGCGGACATCGCCCACGTGGGTCAGTTCCCAGAAATGGGTCAATTTCCTGGCTACGGCTGCAAT
Proteins encoded in this region:
- the purF gene encoding amidophosphoribosyltransferase; protein product: MAGEHTGFNGPVRGGTPWHEECGIFGIYAPGRDVARLTYYGLFALQHRGQESAGIAVAGGRHIAVHKGMGLVAEVFNEDNLRILKGDLAIGHVRYSTTGASSLVNAQPLVFRYLRGMVAIAHNGNLTNAHELRRELGAGGSIFQSSTDSEIIVNLIARHSREPIAAALRRCQEELRGAYSLVVMTEEQLIGVRDPHGVRPLCLGKLGEAWVLASESCALDTLGADFIRDLEPGEIVIIDGRGVRSLQGPRASHRAHCIFEYVYFARPDSTLDGETVNLVRRELGRNLAREYRVAADAVIPVPDSGIAAAAGYAEVAGLPFVEGLMKNRYVGRTFIQPTQEMRDLGVRLKLNPIKPILKDKRVIIIDDSLVRGTTSRRIVAMLRQAGVREVHLLVASPPVFHPCYYGIDTSARGELIAAQYTLEDIRRHVDADSLHYLSLEGLFSSVKRGAEEFCAACFTGRYPIPIPSPEEATKYSLEG
- the purL gene encoding phosphoribosylformylglycinamidine synthase subunit PurL, with product MEPEVYRQMGLTDAEFAKIKTILGREPNYVEVGMFAVMWSEHCGYKSSRPVLKMFPTKAPWVLQGPGENAGIVDIGDGQAVVFKIESHNHPSAIEPFQGAATGVGGIVRDIFAMGARPIAVLDSLRFGPLDDPRTRYLMSGVVGGIAFYGNCLGLPTVAGEVYFEPSYAGNPLVNAMAVGLIEQKDIRRGTAAGVGNSVMLVGARTGRDGIHGATFASEELSEASEERRPSVQVGDPFREKLLIEACLDIIKEDLIIGMQDMGAAGITSSSCEMAARAGTGMEIDIGLVPRREEGMTPYEVMLSESQERMLLVPKKGAEGRIQAICRRWGLEAVIIGRVTGDGLMRIKENGRVVAAVPARALTDECPLYERERRRPAYLDEVQSRDLSRLPEPEDYNQVLLQLLAAPNLASKEWVYRQYDYMVRTDTVAGPGGDAAILRVKGTGKGLALTVDGNGRYCYLDPERGGAIAVAEAARNLSCVGARPLAITDCLNFGNPEKPEVAWQFYQAVTGMSRACEVLQTPVTGGNVSFYNETEGEAIYPTPVVGMVGLLPDIEKRCAMGFRREGDVLLLLGATYPELGGSEYLAVVHGLVAGQPPALDLEREAAVQNLVREAIAAGLVTAAHDCAEGGLLVALAEGTLAGGLGAEVVMTGDLRPDWLLFSESQSRVLLAVEPVMVEKVLDLAQEQGVPAAVIGRCGGRELVVQVNGRNLINLSLGEMEKEWRESIPALMAR
- the purQ gene encoding phosphoribosylformylglycinamidine synthase subunit PurQ codes for the protein MKFGVIVFPGSNCDQDVHYALGRVLGQSVDYLWHGDTRVAGYDCLVLPGGFSYGDYLRAGAIARFAPIMPAVIDFARSGGLVLGICNGFQILLEAGLLPGAMQRNDCLQFRCQWTHLKVENNVTPFTNRFREGQVIRVPIAHGEGNYYADAATLAELEANRQVVLRYCTPDGAVTPAANPNGSVGNIAGITNREGNILGMMPHPERCAEGLLGGTDGRELFTSIIDWWQRGERLGA
- the purS gene encoding phosphoribosylformylglycinamidine synthase subunit PurS, which translates into the protein MLLAKIHVTLKPGVLDPQGEAVAGGLKAMGYTDVAGVRVGKYLEVQLDRDDLAEAERQVEEMCRRLLANPVIEEYRYSLEEVTGAFTA
- the purC gene encoding phosphoribosylaminoimidazolesuccinocarboxamide synthase; this encodes MPGKGELLYEGKAKRVYRTDDPDCYLVEFKDDATAFDGLKKGTIARKGEINTRLSALLFTMLAGQGIPTHFLEQTGPREMLVRAVEIIPVEVVARNIAAGSLAKRLGLEEGTVLKRPVLEFYYKSDELHDPMINNYHIAALELATDTQIKEMESYAWKVNELLTGFLQPANLVLVDFKLEFGLHHGRVLLADEISPDTCRFWDSTSGEKLDKDRFRRDLGGVEDAYEEVLRRVERLCW
- the purB gene encoding adenylosuccinate lyase, whose protein sequence is MIERYTLPEMGKIWEPEHKFRTWLAIEIYACEAWAELGRIPPAALEEIKARADFDVDRINEIEATTRHDVLAFLTAVAERVGDASKYIHLGMTSSDVLDTALAVQMRDAADLLRRRLQDLRAELVQKAQEHKYTLMIGRTHGVHAEPTTFGLKMALWVMEVDRHLTRLEQAKEMISVGKISGAVGTFANINPRVEEHVCRRLGLQPSSVSTQIIQRDRHAQFLATLAIIGSSLEKMATEIRNLQRTDILEVEEPFAKGQKGSSAMPHKRNPILSERVAGLSRVLRGNALAAMEDIALWHERDLTHSSVERVIIPDSTILLDYMLVKFTGIIKGLNVYPENMRRNLEATHGLVFSQRVLLALVNKGVLRETAYAWVQRNALQAWQTHQPFKELVLKDQDIMAHLDPKEVEELFDYDYHLRHVDYIFRRAGLE
- the purE gene encoding 5-(carboxyamino)imidazole ribonucleotide mutase — translated: MHPVHIGIVMGSDSDLPIMARAAAMLDYFQVPYEVRILSAHRSPDAALDYARKAAGRGLKVLIAGAGGAAHLAGVLAAVTTLPVIGVPIHTAALGGVDSLYAMVQMPRGIPVATVAIDGAANAAILATQILAVHDSALQERLATYKEELAREVAAKDARLAQLGIKGYLGEEKK
- a CDS encoding type II toxin-antitoxin system VapC family toxin — encoded protein: MRFEELKPGTTIFIDANIFIYHFTGISEECSSLLERCEGEEIPGFTTTNILLEVMHRLMMLEALAKGLVTTGNVAKRLKRRPEIVKQLTVYSNQVQKIPEMNINIVPITQELCYQAVAWQQKYGLMTNDSILLAACRQQDCLHLASNDSAFNQVEDLTVLQPMDCHKTY